From a region of the Vicinamibacteria bacterium genome:
- a CDS encoding carboxypeptidase regulatory-like domain-containing protein: protein MRATTATIAALALVLAARAARAEDNPSTATLTGRVTDATGAVIAGASVRATGPRGPREATTDAAGVYTLVGLVPGRYAVGVTKEGFAPYANGSVRLSAGRTTSLEVPLEVAPVSETVTVKETTPALSLEPDNNAGAIVIKGQDLDALPDDPDDMVEALQALAGPAAGPNGGQVFVDGFTGGRIPPKASIREIRINANPFSAEYDRLGFGRIEIFTKAGTDQLRAETSFRFNDDGLNTRNPFAPNKPPYQRRDWSGNLGGPLVAGKASFFLDFDRRDINDNQIINAAVLDPALTIIPLSQAVVTPQQRTTLSPRVDWQVSQAHSLSARYTYTSSGQDQAGIGGFSLASRAYSSSQKQQTFQLTETAVLGKVVSETRLRYWTEHQTKNGDDSVPTLQVQDAFTGGGAQVGPSFNDQHRWELQNVTSWTLGKHSLRAGARLRTVSETDLARQGFGGSVLFAPGLGPVLDANNQPVLGADGLPVLTPLTSIERFRRTLVLQRLGFGPADIRLLGGGASQFQIVGGDPQAQVSQWDLAPFVQDDWRVRPDLLLSVGLRYETQNNIDSRLNLAPRMGFAWSPLTKGTSSQPHTVIRGGFGLFYDRFGEDLTLRARRFNGILEQQYLVSDPAVLDRIRFDANGNVVSLPSAQDLAAFALPQTTWRAAPDLQAPYTIQSSLSLEQQLPANFTATGTFITSQGRRLLRSRNINAPLPDGQHPLGSAAGNVYQIESTGRLNQYQWILGINNRLSRSLTVFIRYFLAWARSDTDGVDTFPANQYDLSGEYGRAAIDVRHRFVLGGNFSGPWGVRVSPFILASTGRPFNITIGGDLNRDSLFTDRPAFASDPSRPGVVSTPYGLLDPDPISGETIIPRNLGDAPGFVMVNLRISKTIPFGKHGQAPSPPPGEGGGRGPGLRGPFGGGGRGDGGGRGGMGEGGGGQGLTISVSAQNLLNHVNPAAPVGNLGSPFFGQSLASAGGFGFGTGGSAGAGNRRIELQARVAF, encoded by the coding sequence ATGAGGGCGACCACGGCGACTATTGCCGCCCTGGCCCTGGTTCTCGCGGCGAGGGCGGCGAGGGCGGAGGACAACCCCTCAACGGCGACCCTCACCGGCCGCGTCACCGACGCCACGGGGGCGGTGATCGCGGGGGCCTCCGTTCGAGCCACGGGACCGAGGGGCCCGAGGGAGGCAACAACCGATGCCGCGGGCGTTTACACCCTGGTGGGACTTGTGCCGGGGCGCTACGCGGTCGGCGTGACCAAGGAGGGCTTTGCGCCCTATGCCAACGGCTCCGTTCGGCTCTCCGCCGGGCGCACGACTTCCCTCGAGGTTCCGCTCGAAGTGGCCCCGGTCAGCGAGACCGTAACCGTGAAAGAGACGACACCCGCCCTCAGCCTGGAGCCGGACAACAACGCGGGAGCCATCGTAATCAAGGGGCAGGATCTCGATGCCCTCCCCGACGACCCCGACGACATGGTCGAGGCCCTCCAGGCTCTCGCTGGTCCGGCCGCGGGGCCCAACGGGGGGCAGGTCTTCGTGGACGGCTTCACGGGCGGCCGGATCCCTCCCAAGGCCTCCATCCGTGAGATTCGGATCAATGCCAACCCCTTCTCCGCCGAATACGACCGGCTCGGCTTCGGCCGCATCGAGATCTTCACCAAGGCCGGTACGGATCAACTCCGCGCCGAGACCTCCTTCCGCTTCAACGACGATGGGCTGAACACGCGGAATCCGTTCGCCCCCAACAAGCCGCCCTACCAGCGCCGGGACTGGAGCGGCAATCTGGGCGGGCCCTTGGTGGCCGGGAAGGCTTCGTTCTTCCTCGACTTCGACCGGCGGGACATAAACGACAATCAGATCATCAACGCTGCCGTCCTTGACCCGGCCCTCACCATCATTCCCCTGAGCCAGGCGGTGGTTACCCCCCAGCAGCGGACCACCCTCAGCCCTCGTGTCGATTGGCAGGTGAGTCAAGCGCACAGCCTCAGTGCCCGCTACACCTACACCTCATCCGGTCAGGATCAGGCGGGAATCGGCGGCTTCTCGTTGGCGTCGCGCGCCTACAGCAGCTCGCAGAAGCAGCAGACCTTCCAGCTCACGGAGACAGCCGTGCTCGGAAAGGTGGTGAGCGAGACGCGCCTACGCTATTGGACCGAACATCAGACCAAGAACGGCGACGACTCGGTTCCCACCCTCCAGGTGCAAGATGCCTTCACCGGGGGGGGGGCCCAGGTGGGGCCCTCCTTTAACGACCAGCACCGCTGGGAGCTGCAAAACGTGACCTCTTGGACTCTGGGGAAGCACTCGCTGCGCGCGGGCGCCCGCCTCCGGACGGTGAGCGAGACCGACCTCGCTCGCCAAGGCTTCGGCGGGAGCGTGCTCTTCGCGCCCGGCCTCGGCCCCGTACTGGACGCCAACAACCAACCCGTTCTGGGCGCGGACGGTCTCCCCGTCCTGACGCCGCTCACCAGCATCGAACGCTTTCGGCGGACCCTGGTCCTCCAGAGGCTGGGGTTCGGTCCCGCGGACATTCGTCTTCTCGGTGGCGGCGCCAGCCAGTTCCAGATCGTGGGGGGGGACCCCCAGGCCCAGGTGAGCCAATGGGATCTTGCCCCCTTCGTGCAGGACGACTGGCGGGTGCGCCCGGATCTGCTCCTGAGCGTGGGACTGCGCTACGAGACCCAAAACAACATCGACAGCCGGCTCAATCTGGCCCCCCGCATGGGCTTCGCATGGTCGCCCTTGACCAAGGGCACCTCGAGCCAGCCCCACACCGTCATCCGCGGCGGCTTCGGGCTCTTCTACGACCGCTTCGGGGAGGACCTGACGCTGCGTGCCCGCCGCTTCAACGGCATCCTCGAGCAGCAGTACTTGGTGAGCGACCCCGCGGTTCTCGACCGGATCCGTTTCGACGCGAACGGCAACGTCGTGAGCCTGCCCTCGGCGCAGGACCTCGCCGCCTTCGCTCTTCCCCAGACGACCTGGCGGGCCGCCCCCGACCTGCAGGCTCCCTACACCATCCAGTCGTCCCTTAGCCTCGAGCAACAGCTCCCGGCCAACTTCACGGCCACGGGCACGTTCATAACCTCCCAGGGCCGGCGCCTGCTCCGCTCCCGCAACATCAACGCTCCCCTGCCCGACGGCCAACACCCTCTAGGGTCGGCCGCAGGCAACGTCTACCAAATCGAATCCACCGGGCGCCTCAACCAGTATCAATGGATCCTGGGCATCAACAACCGCCTGAGCCGCAGCCTCACGGTCTTCATTCGGTACTTCTTGGCCTGGGCCCGAAGCGACACGGACGGGGTCGATACCTTCCCGGCCAACCAGTACGACCTTTCCGGAGAGTACGGGAGGGCGGCTATCGACGTGCGCCACCGCTTCGTCCTAGGGGGCAACTTCTCGGGACCGTGGGGGGTCCGCGTGAGCCCGTTCATCCTCGCCTCCACCGGCCGTCCCTTCAACATCACGATTGGCGGCGACCTGAACCGGGACAGCCTCTTCACGGACCGCCCCGCCTTCGCGAGCGACCCGAGCCGGCCAGGCGTGGTGTCGACACCCTATGGCCTCCTGGATCCAGACCCGATCAGCGGCGAGACGATCATTCCGCGCAATCTCGGCGACGCCCCCGGGTTCGTCATGGTGAACCTGCGCATCAGCAAGACGATCCCCTTCGGCAAGCACGGCCAGGCCCCCTCACCGCCGCCGGGCGAGGGTGGGGGGCGGGGTCCCGGACTGCGCGGGCCGTTCGGCGGCGGCGGGCGGGGGGATGGCGGCGGCCGGGGGGGAATGGGCGAGGGAGGCGGGGGCCAGGGCCTGACGATCTCGGTCTCCGCCCAGAATCTCCTGAACCACGTCAACCCCGCCGCCCCCGTGGGGAACCTCGGTTCGCCCTTCTTTGGCCAGTCGCTGGCCAGCGCGGGGGGCTTCGGGTTCGGCACCGGCGGCTCGGCGGGGGCAGGAAACCGGAGGATCGAGCTGCAGGCGCGGGTCGCCTTCTAG
- a CDS encoding glycosyltransferase family 39 protein, translating to MGTQTIGWVSWLLRGPQGSRTRASAAAPRVATEEAGASAAGADRTPRRIFATGMAVRVAFLTASGAYVFRPDYFGFGWEAGRIASSLAAGRGFSDPFQGATGPTAWVAPLYPALLAGIFRAFGTYSRLSGWMALTFNSACSVFTAVILYHLGRELFGERTGRWAGWTWALLPYAVYWPTRVVWDTSLTACLLALVLLLTVRLGRSPTGWLWTAFGLAWGLLALANPVALSFALPSWAWVCWEQRGKGGLSLPRLLGAGLLALLCVAPWLVRNYRTFGELVFIRSNFGEELRLGNGPGGVGDWMVWLHPTHNVQELEQYREMGEAAYVSSRGREALAFITDHPRFFLANTARRIYWFWFGTTRDGLPALLVFLRTVAFAESFLLSLAGLGLMFWTGKREGFLFAALLLLFPLVYYGTFVLTRYRHPIEPEMLLLIVYLLASHGRDGPA from the coding sequence ATGGGAACGCAGACGATCGGCTGGGTGAGCTGGTTGCTCCGGGGGCCACAGGGGAGCCGGACCCGGGCATCCGCGGCGGCGCCGCGGGTCGCCACAGAGGAAGCGGGCGCGTCCGCGGCAGGGGCGGACCGAACGCCCCGACGGATCTTTGCCACGGGTATGGCCGTGCGGGTTGCCTTCCTCACGGCATCCGGCGCCTACGTGTTCCGCCCCGACTACTTCGGCTTCGGCTGGGAGGCGGGCAGGATCGCGAGCTCCCTCGCCGCGGGCCGGGGGTTTAGCGACCCCTTCCAGGGGGCCACGGGCCCCACCGCCTGGGTGGCACCGCTCTACCCCGCTCTGCTCGCGGGGATTTTCCGGGCCTTCGGGACCTACTCGCGCCTGTCGGGTTGGATGGCGCTGACCTTCAACAGCGCGTGCTCGGTTTTCACCGCCGTGATCCTGTACCACTTGGGCCGGGAGTTGTTTGGGGAGCGCACGGGGAGGTGGGCCGGTTGGACGTGGGCCCTCCTTCCCTACGCGGTGTACTGGCCCACAAGGGTGGTCTGGGACACCAGCTTGACCGCCTGCCTTCTGGCCCTGGTGCTCCTCCTGACCGTGCGGCTCGGACGCTCCCCCACGGGCTGGCTCTGGACCGCCTTCGGCCTCGCCTGGGGGCTCCTCGCCCTCGCCAACCCCGTGGCTCTCTCCTTCGCCCTCCCCTCCTGGGCCTGGGTCTGCTGGGAGCAACGAGGGAAGGGCGGGCTGAGCCTCCCGCGGCTCCTAGGGGCCGGGTTACTGGCCCTTCTCTGCGTCGCGCCCTGGCTCGTCCGCAACTATCGCACCTTCGGAGAGCTAGTTTTCATTCGGAGCAACTTCGGGGAGGAGCTGCGTCTCGGCAACGGCCCGGGGGGCGTCGGCGACTGGATGGTGTGGTTGCACCCTACCCATAACGTCCAGGAACTCGAGCAGTATCGGGAGATGGGCGAGGCGGCCTACGTGTCCAGCCGCGGCCGCGAGGCCCTCGCCTTCATCACCGACCATCCCCGGTTCTTCTTGGCCAACACCGCCCGCCGGATCTACTGGTTCTGGTTTGGGACGACGCGCGACGGCCTCCCCGCGCTCCTCGTGTTCCTGAGAACGGTCGCTTTCGCGGAGTCGTTTCTCCTGAGCCTGGCCGGCCTCGGTCTCATGTTCTGGACCGGGAAGCGCGAGGGCTTTCTCTTCGCCGCGCTCCTGTTGCTCTTCCCCCTCGTCTACTACGGCACCTTCGTGCTCACTCGGTACCGCCACCCCATCGAGCCAGAAATGCTCCTGCTCATTGTTTATCTCCTGGCCTCCCACGGCCGGGACGGCCCCGCTTGA
- a CDS encoding MdtA/MuxA family multidrug efflux RND transporter periplasmic adaptor subunit yields the protein MNDAGESASGDTVAVGSAAAKPRKRIGLAIIGGALLLGLLWLGLRGGDPGKAGGGAKGPGPAAVPVIVASAERRDVPVYLAGLGTITAFNTVTVRTRVDGQIVQVAFREGQEVHKGDLLLVIDPRPFEVQLSQAQAALARDQAQLADARLNLERDRDLLAQGILPQQQMDSQRALVQQLEGSGQVDQSQIDNARLQLIYCRITAPVGGRVGLRLVDEGNVVRAADTNGLLVITQLEPITVLFTLPEDSLPAVARHMKDGPLPVDAYSRDDQTKLASGNLLTIDNQIDSSTGTGRLKAVFENRDRTLWPNQFVNVRLLLEVRKAQVVVPAAAVQRGSQGVFAYVVKPDKTIEVHLLKVGLTQGGIAAIDDGLAPGDQVVTDGHEKVQAGTRVEPRAGGGKPAAGS from the coding sequence ATGAACGATGCGGGTGAGTCGGCCTCGGGGGACACGGTAGCGGTAGGCTCGGCGGCCGCCAAGCCGAGAAAGCGCATCGGGCTCGCCATCATCGGTGGCGCTCTCCTCCTGGGCCTCTTATGGCTGGGTCTGCGGGGGGGCGACCCCGGGAAGGCCGGTGGCGGAGCCAAGGGGCCGGGCCCCGCCGCCGTCCCCGTGATCGTTGCCTCTGCGGAGCGGCGCGACGTGCCTGTCTATCTCGCCGGGCTCGGCACCATCACCGCCTTCAACACCGTGACGGTCAGGACCCGGGTAGACGGCCAGATCGTACAGGTGGCCTTCCGGGAGGGGCAGGAAGTCCACAAGGGTGACCTCCTGTTGGTCATTGATCCCCGTCCCTTCGAGGTCCAACTGAGCCAGGCCCAGGCCGCCCTCGCCCGCGACCAGGCGCAGCTTGCGGATGCCCGATTGAACTTGGAGCGCGACCGGGATCTTCTTGCCCAGGGGATCCTTCCCCAGCAGCAGATGGACTCGCAGCGCGCCCTCGTTCAACAGCTGGAAGGGTCGGGCCAGGTGGACCAGTCCCAGATCGACAACGCCCGCCTGCAGCTGATCTACTGCCGGATCACCGCTCCTGTGGGCGGCCGGGTCGGGCTCCGCCTGGTGGACGAGGGCAACGTGGTCCGGGCTGCGGACACGAACGGTCTCCTGGTCATCACCCAGCTCGAGCCCATAACCGTGCTCTTCACCCTGCCCGAGGACAGTCTGCCCGCCGTCGCCCGGCACATGAAGGACGGTCCCCTTCCCGTCGACGCCTACAGCCGGGACGATCAGACGAAGCTGGCGAGCGGTAACCTCCTGACCATCGACAACCAGATTGACTCTTCCACCGGTACCGGTCGCCTCAAGGCGGTGTTCGAGAACCGGGACCGCACCCTCTGGCCGAACCAGTTCGTCAACGTGCGCCTCCTGCTCGAGGTCAGGAAAGCCCAGGTCGTCGTGCCTGCCGCCGCCGTCCAGCGCGGTTCCCAGGGTGTGTTCGCCTACGTCGTTAAGCCCGACAAGACAATCGAGGTGCATCTGCTCAAGGTCGGCTTGACGCAAGGAGGCATCGCCGCCATCGATGACGGTCTCGCTCCCGGCGACCAAGTGGTGACCGACGGCCACGAGAAGGTGCAGGCGGGGACCCGGGTCGAGCCTCGCGCGGGCGGGGGCAAACCCGCCGCCGGGTCATGA
- a CDS encoding multidrug efflux RND transporter permease subunit — protein sequence MNPSRLFILRPVATSLLMIGLLLVGLVAYTQLPVSALPQVDYPTIQVSTFYPGASPDVMASSVTAPLERQFGQVPSLSQMTSTSSFGSSIITLQFNLDQNIDVAEQQVQAAINAATTYLPRDLPNPPVYNKVNPADSPILTLSLTSDSLPLSRVEDLADTTLAQKISQLPGVGMVSIGGGQKPAVRIQANPTALASYHLSLEDVRSALSLANVDLAKGAIDGQRQSFTVGANDQLLSSQDYKPIIVAYRGDAPVRLSDVANVIDGAENAKQAAWMNDRPAVIVNIQRQPGANIIAVVDRIKGLMPQLQAALPSSVKVMVLADRTETIRASVDDVQFELMLTVVLVVLVIFLFLRTLSATVIPSVAVPLSLVGTFGVMYLLGYSLNNLSLMALTISTGFVVDDAIVMIENIDRYVEEGDSPLEAALKGSAQIGFTIVSLTVSLIAVLIPLLFMGDIVGRLFREFAVTLSVTILVSAVVSLTLTPMMCAKLLRSKEVLRQGRFYRLSEQGFEAVIRWYGTTLQWVLRRQTATLAVTVATLVLTLLLYVVVPKGFFPVQDTGVILGVSEAPETTSFLAMSDRQQALARVILKDPDVAGLSSFIGVDGINTTPNSGRIQITLKPRDQRRVTASEIIRRLQPALEQVEGITLYMQPVQDLTVENRVSRTQFQYTLEDASASELTAFVPRLVDKLKTLPELRDVASDQQSRGLEATVVIDRDTASRLGIQPQAVDDTLYDAFGQRQVSTMFTQLNQYHVVLEVDPHFQQSPEALKDIYVRSGDGKQVPLASFAHFETGPTPLSLTHQGQFPAVTLSFNLAPGLSLGHATRAIADAEQAIGLPPSIRASFQGTAAAFQRALASEIWLILAALVTVYIVLGVLYESYIHPVTILSTLPSAGVGALLALMVCRTEFSVIALIGIILLIGIVKKNAIMMIDFALEAERSHGKAPEEAIFQACLLRFRPIMMTTMAALLAGLPLALGTGTGSELRRPLGITIVGGLLVSQLLTLYTTPVVYLAFDRVAKRLQRFGIGNPIEEPATEGKA from the coding sequence ATGAACCCCTCCCGCCTCTTCATCCTCCGCCCCGTCGCCACGTCGCTCCTGATGATCGGCCTGCTCCTGGTGGGCCTCGTGGCCTACACCCAGCTCCCGGTCTCTGCCCTCCCCCAGGTGGACTACCCGACCATCCAGGTCTCCACCTTCTACCCCGGGGCGAGCCCGGACGTGATGGCTTCGTCGGTGACGGCTCCCCTCGAACGCCAGTTCGGGCAGGTGCCGAGCCTGAGCCAGATGACCTCGACCAGCTCCTTCGGCAGCTCGATCATCACCCTCCAGTTCAACCTGGACCAGAACATCGACGTTGCGGAGCAGCAGGTGCAGGCGGCCATCAACGCCGCCACCACCTACCTGCCCCGGGACCTGCCGAATCCCCCCGTCTACAACAAGGTCAACCCCGCCGACTCCCCCATCCTCACCTTGAGCCTCACCTCGGACTCGCTGCCCTTGTCCAGGGTCGAAGACCTGGCCGACACCACCCTCGCCCAGAAGATCTCTCAGCTCCCGGGGGTGGGCATGGTCTCAATCGGCGGCGGTCAGAAACCCGCCGTCCGCATCCAGGCCAATCCCACCGCCCTCGCCTCCTACCATTTGAGCCTGGAAGACGTCCGCTCGGCCCTGTCCCTGGCCAACGTTGACCTGGCCAAAGGGGCCATCGACGGTCAGCGGCAATCCTTCACGGTGGGCGCCAACGACCAGCTCCTCTCCAGCCAGGACTACAAGCCCATCATCGTGGCCTACCGGGGAGATGCCCCCGTGCGCCTGAGCGACGTCGCGAACGTGATCGACGGAGCGGAGAACGCGAAGCAGGCGGCGTGGATGAACGATCGCCCGGCCGTGATCGTGAACATCCAGCGCCAACCCGGGGCCAACATCATCGCCGTCGTTGACCGCATCAAGGGCCTCATGCCCCAGCTCCAGGCCGCCCTGCCCTCCTCGGTCAAGGTCATGGTCCTGGCCGACCGTACGGAGACCATCCGTGCCTCCGTGGACGACGTCCAGTTCGAGCTCATGCTCACCGTGGTCTTGGTCGTGCTGGTGATCTTCCTTTTCCTCCGCACCCTCTCCGCCACCGTGATCCCGAGCGTGGCCGTGCCCCTCTCCCTGGTCGGAACCTTCGGGGTCATGTACCTGCTCGGCTACAGCCTCAACAACCTCTCCCTCATGGCCCTCACCATCTCGACCGGCTTCGTGGTGGACGACGCCATCGTCATGATCGAGAACATCGACCGCTATGTGGAGGAGGGCGACTCGCCCCTGGAAGCCGCGCTCAAGGGCTCCGCCCAGATCGGCTTCACCATCGTCTCTTTGACCGTGTCCCTGATCGCGGTCCTGATCCCCCTCCTCTTCATGGGAGACATCGTGGGTCGGCTCTTTCGCGAGTTCGCGGTCACCCTCAGCGTGACCATCCTCGTCTCCGCGGTGGTGTCCCTGACCCTCACGCCCATGATGTGCGCGAAGCTCCTGCGCTCCAAGGAAGTGCTGCGCCAGGGTCGCTTCTATCGCCTCTCCGAGCAGGGCTTCGAGGCCGTCATCCGGTGGTACGGGACCACCCTCCAGTGGGTCCTCCGCCGCCAGACGGCCACCCTGGCGGTCACGGTAGCGACCCTCGTCCTGACGCTTCTCCTGTACGTGGTCGTACCCAAGGGGTTCTTCCCCGTCCAGGACACGGGCGTCATCCTCGGCGTCTCCGAGGCTCCGGAGACCACGTCTTTCCTGGCCATGAGCGATCGCCAGCAGGCCCTGGCGCGGGTGATCCTCAAGGACCCCGACGTGGCGGGGCTCTCCTCCTTCATCGGAGTCGACGGCATCAACACCACGCCCAACAGCGGCCGGATCCAGATCACCCTGAAGCCCCGCGATCAGCGGAGGGTGACCGCGTCTGAGATCATCCGCCGCTTACAGCCCGCCCTGGAGCAGGTGGAGGGGATCACCCTCTACATGCAGCCCGTGCAGGACCTGACCGTGGAAAACCGGGTCAGCCGCACCCAGTTCCAGTACACCTTGGAGGACGCGAGCGCGAGCGAGCTCACCGCTTTCGTGCCCCGGCTGGTCGACAAGCTCAAGACCCTGCCTGAACTCAGGGACGTGGCCAGCGACCAGCAGAGCCGCGGGCTGGAGGCCACCGTGGTCATCGATCGGGACACCGCCAGCCGGCTCGGGATTCAGCCCCAGGCCGTGGACGACACCCTCTACGACGCCTTCGGCCAGCGACAGGTCTCGACCATGTTCACCCAGCTCAACCAGTACCACGTGGTTCTGGAGGTGGATCCCCATTTCCAGCAGAGCCCGGAGGCCCTCAAGGACATCTACGTGCGCTCGGGCGATGGCAAGCAGGTCCCCCTCGCGTCCTTCGCGCACTTCGAGACCGGCCCCACCCCCTTGTCCCTGACCCACCAGGGCCAGTTCCCCGCCGTCACCCTCTCTTTCAACCTGGCCCCGGGGTTGTCGCTGGGCCATGCCACACGGGCCATCGCGGATGCCGAGCAGGCCATCGGGCTGCCCCCGAGCATTCGGGCCAGCTTCCAGGGCACGGCGGCGGCCTTCCAGCGGGCCCTCGCGAGCGAGATCTGGCTCATCCTGGCCGCCCTCGTGACCGTCTACATCGTCTTGGGCGTGCTCTACGAGAGCTACATCCATCCCGTGACGATCCTCTCCACCCTGCCCTCGGCGGGAGTGGGCGCGCTCCTGGCCCTCATGGTCTGCCGCACGGAGTTCAGCGTCATCGCCCTCATCGGCATCATCCTCCTCATCGGGATCGTCAAGAAGAACGCGATCATGATGATCGACTTCGCCCTCGAGGCCGAGAGAAGCCACGGGAAAGCCCCCGAGGAAGCGATCTTCCAGGCCTGCCTTCTGCGCTTCCGGCCCATCATGATGACGACCATGGCCGCTCTCCTGGCCGGGCTGCCCCTCGCCCTCGGCACCGGCACCGGGAGCGAGCTGCGCCGTCCCCTCGGCATCACCATCGTGGGCGGTCTCCTGGTGAGCCAGCTCCTCACCCTCTACACGACGCCGGTGGTCTATCTCGCCTTCGATCGGGTGGCAAAACGGCTCCAGCGCTTTGGCATCGGGAATCCGATCGAGGAGCCCGCGACGGAAGGGAAGGCATGA